The DNA segment CGGCTGTGATGCAACATATACACGTCGAGCCTGGTGAAGCTGCAGCAGAACAGTCGAAAGCCCTCCCAGCAGCTCCTCCTCGACTACGGTCCGCGCTCCTCACCTTTCTCGAATCTCCAAGCATGAACAGAGCACCAGTAGCAGCAAGACGCCGCGGTTGCTGTTCTGAAATCAGACCACAGACTTAAAAGCAGTCACACCACCTTCCCTTCCATAGCTACCTACCATTCTTCAGTCCTTTCTCCATCACGTCTTCGTCTATATAAACATTCGAAACGCCAGCGCTTGCCTCAGTTCCCTACCTCTCCTCTCTTCTTAGAAGAAATGGAGGTAAGCCGAGGACTTCAGCATCTCCACCATTAGTTTGTGTAGTCTATAATACTTCCATGTTTTGGTTATGTACACAGAATGCGATGACAAGGTACAAGGTACCGGCATTTGGTCATTGGAACTTCAACTTGTACGATGACATCCCAATCTCCCAGTACTTTGAATCAGCGAGGGAATATGGTCTGATAAGAGCTCGTTTCTTTGAAGGAGACGGTGAGGATCTCTTTGAGATGCTGAGAAGAAAGGTCGGATCTTGACATAGATTATTTTGTCGGTTTGGTTGGCTTGGGTTTGTCCTTACATTGTTCGTTGTCCTGAAGGGAAAGAAGGGAAGAGATGGAGCAAGGAAGAAGAGAAACTACAAGAAGGAGAAGGTTAGGAAGCCCAAGCCCGTTGATGAGGACCTTTACAAGATACCTCCACAGCTCCTCTATCAACTGCCAAAGAAGGCAAGTAAATTCTTCAGCTACAGTCAATCTGAATATGTTGGGAAACACTATTCTTTTTCTGATTTTGGAGAATatcactcactcactcactctctctctctctctgcagaaGAAGTTGTGGAATTTTTGCGCAGGGTGTCGCTGCCTCAACTGCATTGCATGACTGGGAATTATTGCTAGAGAAGAAGAGAGTAGCTTCCTAGAGAATGTGTTTATCTTTCTTGCTTGTGAAATGAGTGTTGCACACTCTCTGTTGTGAGAATGTATTATTTCTGAATTAAGTGAAATGAAAGAAGCTATTAGCTACTCAGAAGTGTTTGTTTTCTGAGGGAAATACATAGCATTGTTCATTGGAAAAtttatttgatgtaaaatttcttTGATCTCTGAAGGACACTTTCCTTAGTTTTTCTGAAATCAATCAGTAGAAATTAATAATATGTTGCTGAACTTACACTGCTTGAATTGTTAATGATCAAAGAGTCTGATGCCCAAAAATATTGTCAAATTTCCAATTCGGTTTATGTTAGAACAGTAGTTTTTTTTCTGTCTTCAATTTGATACATCTGGCAGTGACTGTTCATTGTTTTCAGAAGAATGTAATGCATCAACATGATGATTTTGTATCTCAATTGGACAACACTATGATGAACACCAGTAGAATTAGAAAGAGAGGCTAATGATATGATGCACACAAATAGATCACTTTACAAAAGACATGTTCAGAATTTTCATCATTAATAATCCTTTTGATCTGTGCTGGGTAATGCATTGCTGATTCTCACATGGCAACTGgtaatgcatcaaaataataataatgttggCATTAAAGTGGCTTGCTCAAGAAACAAAATCTGATATCAAagtcttctttttcttgatgTCTCAGAGTATCTTTTAACCTGTTTTATGCAACATACTCTCCAGCTAGGCACTGTTGATCCTACTTTTGATGTCTACCTTTTATCTATCACTTTGCATCAAAAGCAAACATTGTTACAGAGTGATCACTGAACTGAGTTGCAATCTTCAGTGGAAGATGATAAGCACCTTCCAATTAAAGGTTGAGTGAGTTGATAGAAGTCTTACAGAAGAGACTTAAAGGTCTCTGAGAGAGTGCTTGTGGGGCTTGAGGGAACTGATCTCTCGAACTAATCCACAGatgcaaaaagaaaaaggtgGATACTAGTAAAGATTGCAGAGAATGCTAGTGAAAGGAGATGAATTAGGATATTTTCCAATTCATATTCTCGGGTTTCGACTGTCCTGCagtatgcatttttctttttcattctcaCCACTTTTTGATAAAAATGTAGTTTGGAACTTAAACCAATCTATGTTCATGGTTCAATAATATCAGATTTCTTCATTCAAGCAAGTGCATGCATTTTCTTCAAAGCAATGAATTCTCTGAGCCAGCACAATAGAAGCATGTCGATGTTTTTGCTGATTAATTGACTCTGAACACTGCATTGTCTCATTCGAGCAAATTCTGAAAACACAAGAAACAGAAGCAAAAAAATGCATCTCAGCTTCATTGAGTTGGAGGCATTAGCTGATTCCAAATACCCCCAGTTTCAGTACTCCCAGACC comes from the Musa acuminata AAA Group cultivar baxijiao chromosome BXJ2-8, Cavendish_Baxijiao_AAA, whole genome shotgun sequence genome and includes:
- the LOC135618910 gene encoding uncharacterized protein LOC135618910, encoding MENAMTRYKVPAFGHWNFNLYDDIPISQYFESAREYGLIRARFFEGDGEDLFEMLRRKGKKGRDGARKKRNYKKEKVRKPKPVDEDLYKIPPQLLYQLPKKKKLWNFCAGCRCLNCIA